DNA from Daphnia pulicaria isolate SC F1-1A chromosome 3, SC_F0-13Bv2, whole genome shotgun sequence:
TGTTACTTATGTTCACAGCAAAGGTAAACGAGAATTCCATGCAACCTGCACTATAGGATCCAACTCCAAGTGATAGGTTGACGTGGCTTAAGACCTAAAGCGAAGTTCCATATTTTAAAGGTGcctgcaatcaaacataacaACATTTTAATCAGTTTAATCCatataagaaaatatataaaataaagaagtataataaataaaaaaaaatatccaataTAAGAAATACCTGAATCAGGATATCTAGGATAAATTTGAGTGACAGGAGGTTGACGGTGAATCCTTTCTTTGAAGGGGGCTGGTAATGGTTGCCGTGTGAGATTTGGAATTGCTTTTCATTAATCTAAGAGAAACTtagagaataataataataatcagtaatagaaaacacatttttaattcaaaatacTTACACGATACATGTTGACTCATGAACAGTGTCGACGAAATTCACGCAGTGTGAAGCCTTGACGACGGTTGAGTTGGGATTCCTAAGGCGGTACGACGACActgttatacacacacacaaaaaaaatacgtcGTTTTCTTCAAAGTAGTAAAGTTTCAAATGCTAATGGACATGTGCGAGCTGACCCAAAAGAGGAACGGCTGGCCGCGCCATTTCTTCTGACATTTCATTTCGTCAAACATGCGACTTCTTCGAAAAAGGCGGCCAATTTCGGTCCCTGGTGATCCGTCGTGTTGAAAACGCGCACTTTCTTGTCGTTGGTCAAATAAAATACTGCAGGGCCACATCACAACTGGCCGTTGCAGAGGAGAAGTTCACATTTTCAGATTCACTTCGGCAGcctatgaacaaaaaattttacttcCCTCAATCAACACTATTTCAGCACAAACATTCTGTTGCAAAAATATAAAGCTATTGTTCTCCCAAAATAAGGACCTGAATATCAATAATCACCTCAACGTCGTGTCACTGATTATTAAGTGATAAAGCGGGTCCTGATATCCATGAACTGAGATGAAGCTGATTCCTGTTCTACAACCGTAAAGGCCTAATATGTTTCCAACGATTTTACCCAATCACACGGACTTGGATCATTCTAAATACCGCTGGAAGGATCGTCATAGTTTTGCTCATGCAACAGAAGAGTACCTCCAAGAGATTTGTTCCGATAACACCTGCGGAAAACTTTGTATACAGAAAGTcttgaaaatgtttgaaacttGCTATTTTTCACTAACTTTTGAATATGGGCCACTGCCAATGGAGGCTGTTCACTTAGTTTCCATTGCCTTGCAAAAAACAGTTTCCAATTCACTCATAAATTTGTGCTCTTTCTTTGTCAATGACGAAAAATTATACCTGAATGAATTGAAGGGTTAATTTTCTACCATCTGACTGAGGCTGATCCTTGTAGGACCCAGCTTACAGTGAATACACAAGCCAATAGGCTCCGCCGGGCATTACATCCTTGCTGACTACTGAGCGAATTCTCCCCACACAATGACACAAATAAAAGTGTATCTTGAGCTGCCGAATCTAGCAGCAAATCACCACCATCTGGAAGCAATAAAATAACTGTAGTTATTGAGAGTAGGAATAAGATTAAGATTAACACCTTTAATGGTGGGCCTAAAGGCTAGGGGTGGGCCAGGGCACAAATCCCATTTGATCTCCTCCTGCCGCTACAGCAACAATATTGTCTCTGCATTTCACTGTATTTCCAATATGACACACTTTACCCAATAGCATAGCAACTTTTAAACAATTAATTCCAAAAGAAGTTTTGTCTACAGACCCACTAACAATTTTCTTGAATCCATTGCATACTTGGTCCTGGTGTTCACAAAGAGTACACACAAATCCTTCCACGATTCCCAGTAAACTGGAAGTTTAAATCTAGAACTTGAGAGACGTCTTCGTCGAAAGAACAACCGCTTGTGGTCATACCATAATCAGCGTATGCACGAGTGGAAGTAAAAAGGGCCAAATCATTGATTTCCACAATCAAGAGCGTGACGAGTTTGATTAGTCGATTACACATGAGAACTTGAGAAGGGCAACCACGTTGTTCGaaaggagaagagaaaaggccGCCATATTGTAAGGGGGTGGGGTTTGGTTTCGTTGCCATGACAACGCGGGAGCAGCGGCGAAATTCTGAACCACGGCGGCGCGCTTTTTGAATCGCACTGAACTGAATCTAGCCAAAtgggaaatcaaatcaagatAATTCTCATCACTGAAACATGTGACACGTCAAATTGAGTAAAGTCTATTATCCCTTACTCATTGACTTGACAAATGATTTTCAGCACATCAAGAGGAACTGAGACAACCCAAACCGCCTTAACTAACACTTCTTACACACTTGTAGTAGTCCAGCCAAACAACGtgtatatattattatatttctgaacgagCACATTTAGGAGGGGAGAGAAAGAACACACGGGACTAGTCTGATCCAACAACCGTTAAAGTGAGTCATAAACTGAATGACGTATACGActaaatgaaaataagaaaacagcaACAAGTTCAAAAAGGGATGGAGAGACGGGCCACATGTCGTTCCAACCCAAATCTAGTAGGGAATTTGATTCTGGTAGTATTGAATCATGTCGTAGGTTCGGGTGCGGATGTTGCGGAACGACGAGCGGACAATGTTGATCATGTGGTTGGCCGCctcgcggtcagaggccatgGGCACGAAACGGGCCTGCAGCAACTTGATGGTCTGGCCCCGGAAGCAGGGCAGTCGGGTGTCCAGCATCAACGAAACGAGAGACACGATAGCCTCGCGGTACGGCCGGACGGCCAAATAAGCCCGCACGCACAGTTCCATGAAATAGCGGAACGGTGGGGCTTCCATCTTGCCGCCCATAATCATCACCATCTCCTCCGTCAATTTAATGTCCGGCTCGAATCCCAAATTGCCGCCGGGCGaactttcaaacatgaatccGAAATCGATGTGGATGATGTGGCCGTCGCCGTCGATCATAATGTTGCCGTTGTGTCGATCCTTGATCTGCAGGAGGAAGCCGACCAGCGAGTAGGCGGCCATGGAGCGGATGAAATTGCGTCTGGCCGTCTGGAACTCTTGCGTCATCTCGTCGCCGTACTTGTTGATGAAATAGTCGTTGAGGTTGACGTCCGTCTGGCGGCCGAGTTGGTCGCGCGACTTGGCATTGGGCACGCACTCGATGACTCCGCAGCCGGGCGAGGTGGCCACTACTCGGTaaggaaagagaaacaagTCCAAATCCACTTgctggaaaatgtttttaaacagCGAAATGACCTGGGCAAACGTCAAATTATTTAGTAAATCGCAATTAGCTGGacaacatttaatttggaGCAAACCTGGAGGGCCAGCATGTCTTGGCGGACGTCATCGCCCACTTTAAAAATGGCCGCTTGCCAGACCAAATTGCTGTTGTCTTGTTCCTGTTGGCCGGCCGATTTCTGATCGCCTTCGCTGGTGAGACCGCGGTGTTCCAGTTCCAGTAATCCGCAGCGGAGGACCCTGAAGCGGGCCAAATACGGGGCCTTGGCCGCGCTCTGCATGGGCGTCCCGCTGTTGTAGTCAATGTCCATGACCAGCGCCTCGGGATTGGACGGCAAGTAGCAGCCGGGCTGGACGGCGATCTTGGACAATTGTTCCAGGCAGGCTTTCTTGCGCTCGGCACCTTTGGGGAACGGGCGGATGTCGCCCGAGACGGCCGTGATCTTGCCGAAAAAGTCGAATTCGCGCTCGTAGAATTTTTTGGCCGGCCCGGAGAGCCCAGTGACGATGGATTCGATGAGACTTTCCAGGGTGTCGTAGAGGTCGTCGTCTTTGGTGTGACCCTCCTCGTCCGTGAACTTGTTGGTCTGCATGTTCCAGATGAGCTGGTGGGCGGCCAGCTGCGATTTTTGGGCCAGCACCTTGATGAACTCGACGACGTAGCCCATGTTGTCGTAGCGAACGGCCTGGACCAGTTGCGGCACGTAAAAGAGGACCGCGTCCGGCGGATACGAGTTGAGACATCGAACGGCTGCGGATAAGAcgaataagaatttattgaaatGCGGATGAAGAAATGAAAGGCTGGACCTTACCCAATTGAGCCGTGATGGGGTGAGGCGGATACTGGCGGGAAAAAAAGGCCAGGGCTTTCACCGGATGGACCCTGGACCAGTAAAGGGCGTGGGTCAGCTCGGGCGATTCGTTGATGATGCTGTCCGGCGTCACGAGGTAGTCGAGGGCCTCGGGTATGTGGGCGACGCAGCTGGGCGTCAGCTGGACCAGCCGCTGGATTTCGCGTTCCACTCCGGCGGCGGATCGGAGTCGGGCGGCCATCCGGACGGCCAGCACGGGGCTAATGTCCCAAGCCAGTCGGACATTGTCCCTCCAAACTCGTTCCGTGATCTGCTGGGCCCGCCACGAATTGACCACGTCCTCGCCGGGCAACTGCAATTCCGGAAGGGAGAGCGGATTCAACCAGGTGGAGAAGAATTCCACCTCAGCGGCCAGCAGAGAGAGGATCAAATTGCGTTTCTTGATGTAATCCTTGACGAAATTGTCCGGATTGTTGGCCCGTTTCATCCGGTTGACGCGCCGTGACAGGGAGCTCATGGCCGTCGCGTTGTTGAGCGGCACCGTGTTTGCCCAGCCGGCGCCGGCCAGAGCCGAGCCCGTTCCCCGGGTCAAATCCGTCGACGAGGCGCTGGATCGGACGTCGTAATTGTTACGGGAAGAGGCCGGTGGTTGCAAAGTGCTGCTGTTGCCGCTTCCGCCGACACCGGCCCGGTCGCCGGCCAACGACcctccaccaccgccacctGCCGTCAGTTGATAGTTGGACGAGAAAGTCGACATGGTGTCGTCGttctagaagaaaaaaaaaaaattaaaattccggccggaattccggaagaaaaataaattgaatttaccTGGTCCGTCCCGACGAGACTTTGTTTGAGATACTTTTTGTCCGAGTGCATCGTGTGCCAAAAGCGGATCATGGCCAGAGCGTCTTCTCTGAGTTCCGGCATCCGCTTCTTGTTGGGGCACTGCGGCCGGCAGCAGAAATAGTCCAGGCAAGTCTGGTAGACCCGCTCGCGCAGGAGGTTCTTGGACAGCGATCGGGCCAGCATGTCGCCCTGCAGCAGAGACAGGGCGCACTGCAGCAAACGGTAGCGAGTTCCGGCAGCCGCCGGATGTCGACTCATCCGCGGCTTGCGGCTGCCCACGTCGAACGGCAGAGTCACGTCAAACATTTGGGCAAACAACTCgacctaaaaataaataaaacgcaTCCGTCAGTTTCAATTCCGGCACACAATTCCATCCGGATGgaagcaaaaaataaaatttgcacCTGATCCTGACTGCAATGTTTGGCTATTTCAATCCGCTCAATGAGGAAGCGGATCCAGAGGTCGTGCGGCTCGACCAGCGGAGCTGCCGGAAGCAATTCAGCGCCTTCGTGAACGGCCAGCGGATTGACGACGGCATCCTCGTCCTCGACGGCAAACAATCCCATCCGCTTCTCAAAGGCGTACTGCCAAGCGGCCGACATTTCCTGCAGGAAGCAAAATTCCAGGTCCGGCCGGGCGGATATGATCCATTGCCAACACTCGACGGCGGCACTGACAGCCCCGCTGGTGAACAGCTCCAAATGCGACCAGGCGATCGAGTGGAGTAGATTCCGGCAGACGCCGTCGATGCGGATAACAAGGGCGGCGATGCACctggaaattaatttttaaaaatgacaaattccGGCGGATGAGAGATGACAACGTACCACAGTGCCCGGCAGTGGGCCTTTTCGTCCTTGTCCAGGCACGACTGGCGCATGTCTTCCATCAACTGGGCCGACAATTTCTCCTGGACTTTATCTTTGGTGACGGCCGTGTCCGACTGGAGGCAGCTGAACATTCCGGCCACTTGACCCGAGTAGCGGTTGCGCTTGCCCAGGACGGCGATGAATCGCGGCGAGTCGCATTTGACGCACGACGGCAGCTTGTCCAGGGTCTGTTTGGCCAGCGGCGAGCACTGGCAGTTGAGCGAGGCGAACGTGTGGAGCGACTCGGTGATGAGCAGAGCCATTCCGGCGTGGTGGCGCGGAACACCCGAGCTCGATCCGCCCTGGCGCCGGTGCGAATACTCCTGGAGACGGGCCCGGGTCGATTCCGGGGCCCATTTGATGGCCTCGGCCAGGATGGCGTGGCATCGATCCGAGAAATCCTTGACGATCCCCTCACGGGCCTCCTGCGTGTCCATCAGGACGATCGAATGCGGCGAATTGGGAACGGCCAGTCGACTGGGACCTTGGTGAGGATCCAGGTGGAGTGAGCCGGACAGGACCTCGAGAATGTCCAGCATGGCGAAGAGAACGTTCTGATTCCAGAGGAGGTGCGGGAACCGGTCGACCAGCGACGAGAGGCATCGATCGGCCACTTTGCGGATCTGCCGCTGGACGTGATTGAATAGGACCAGGAGGTACTGGGCGTGTCGCTCCAGTTCAACTTCCCTCCGCCCGTCCTTGGGCTTGGACGAGAGGACGTCGAGAAAAATGGCAAAGACGCGCTCGCCAACGCTCAGCAGACACTGCCACATTCCGGATTTGTCCTTCTGGATGACGGGATCCTGGAGGTACTCGAAAATGGCGTCGAAACTCGTGTCGGCCGCGTGCTGGACCCGCAGTGTCTCCAGGCTGTAGACGGAGAAGAGGTAGCACGACTGGGCGAACGAAAGATTCTTGACCAGCGGCACCACCTCGGCCGGATTGTCCAGCAGGTGAAGGATCTGCGTCTTGAGGTCCGTCAGCTCGTTGACCGAGATGCTCTCGTTGCGCAAAGCGGATGTGTACTGAAGCTCGCGCAGCTCCGAGCGCAGCGACGTCTGCGAGACCAGCAGCGGAGACTTGACGGCGATTTCCACCACGCCGCGGTACCACTCGGCCGGCCACAGGCCAGACTCTTGCAGCGTGAAGCCCATCACGACGCAGTAGAGCCAGAAATCACGAAAGAGTTTGTGCAGGCGTGGCTTGATGGGGCCGGCGCCGGCCATGGTCGGCATCCGGCGGATGACGGCCGCGATGATGGGAATCAGCACCCCTAAATTGCCGGCACTGCTCGAAGCTGGGCAGAATCATAAATTTAGTTAAATGagcgaaattgaaataatttgagaCGGATCACCTTTCATGAGGGAAGCGGACCGTTCCGACGCTCGTTTGCCTTCCAGGCCCAGCTGGACAAAGAGTTCCAGCAGGCGGACTAGTAACTCGTTGGTTTCATTATCTCCTTGGATGCCGTTGGCCACATTGGCCAGCGCGTTCAAAACGGCCTGCGAAACGTGCCGGTATTGATTTTTAGTCTTGTCCGGCatgtcaccaccaccaccctggGTCTGAGGCTGGCCCTGGGCCtgggccgacgacgacgacgagtaaACGGTGCTGCAATCTTCGACCGTGATGGACGTAAACATCCGCATAATCTCGTCGCAAATGTGAACTTCGCTCTTGGCCAGCACCATGCAGCCCAGCTGGTCGACAATCAGGACGTCCAGTGGCGACGGCGGGTGACAGAAGCGCACCTGGAAAAACTGGAGAATCGACTCGGCCGTCCTGGACGTCTCCTTGAGGGTGACGGCCACGTGACCCAAAGTGATGACCGTGTTGTTGGCGATCAGGGCGCTCTCGTTGTCGGAATTCTCGGCCATAAACAGGCGGTTAGAGACGCTGGCCAGGAACGCCTGGACGCAGTTGGGGTCCACCTGCATGCCGGCCTTCAAGGCCAGGCACAGATTATCGATGCTGGCCTCTCTGAGTCGCTCAAAAGCCGCCCGGGCCGAAAGGGCCAGTGGGTCTTCCAGATTTGGATTTTGGTGGTTCTGCGACTGGTGGTGGAGTCGCAGGAGGATCGGCGACGGACTGACGAGAAAGTCCCGCAAACAAGCGATGACGTTGGAGGCCAAGTGAGTGAACTTGACGGCCAACTGGCCCAGGGCTTTGAGGCAGACCAACAGCAACGGCAAATGGGCCATGATGAGGTGGTTGTTGTCCTTGGAGTGGATCTTGTCCGCCAATCGATTGAGGACGCTCTCGGCCGTCACTTCTTCCATGGCCGCCCACACCAGCAAATCGACACACGAGGCGTTGGCCTGAACCGTCAGTCGATACCTGGGCAAGAAAATCAATGAAATCTCTAATtagaatcaaatttaaaattcaatttttacctGGTGGCGCTAGTGAGAGAACTGCTGGTCGTTTTGGATTCCATCAGCAAATGCTTGTGCTGGTCGAAATGTCGACTCTGCAGCTCCGTCTGTCCCGAAGTGAAAAGGGACCGCACCAATTCTTGAATGTCCGTCATGAAGCTGAGCGGCAGCTGGCCGTGGCCGCTCAGGATCTGCTTGAGGACCGTCACCAGGACCAAGTTGAGGGTTTCGCTGAACGACTTGTACGGGTACTTGCTGGCCGTTTGCGACGAGAACGTTTCGCCGGCCAGGCCGTCCAGGTACTTGAGCACCGACTTCTCCAACAGACTCAACTGGGCCACCCTGAGAATGGCCTCCAGATGGGACACGGTAAATTGGATCGAGTGGCCATGACTGGGCACTTCGAAGCTGGACCCAAAGGCTCGAAAGTAGACGGCCGAGgagtcgtcttcttctttcccattGGCTTTCGAGTGGAACGGGTCGATGTTGGCGAAGATGGTGGTCGACAGAGACTGCGGGATGATGGACCGGAAGTTGGAGAAACTGCGATTCTTCGTCGACGAAGGTTCGGTACGAACCAGAACGGGCGGAGTCGCTTTGGGGAACAGCTTCAGGAAAAGTGGGGCAGAGAAACGGCCCATGGCCCTGGCGTGCCCAAACAGCAAGGGCACAATACGTTTGCACAAAACGACATTGGGCGGATTCTCAGAGTCCTGCCTCTTGCTGAGAATCAGCTGCGAGATTTCAATCAGGAAGGTGACCTGGAAATCCAGGATCTCTGCCCTGGCCTCTTCGTCCAGCACTGCCACGTCGCACAGCAGTGTGGTCATGGAGAAAGCGAAGCATTCTGACGTGGGCAGGCAACGGTTTTGAAACAGCAACTGGCTGTCTGTCCACCTGGCGAGGGGAAGGTTTCTGATCAAATCGAAAAAGTAGGGCAGTATTTTGTTCTTATGGGGGAATGGACTGTTGGGGAAGTTGAGACGGGACTCCAAGTAATAAATTCCAAGGGCAATAACCGCTGATTGACCACGGTGGTCCAACTTGTATTCCCCCCTAGCACCTCTGGCAGGGCAAAGGTTGAAAAGATTCGACACCTAGAGACAGAAAGTAGGGCACTGTAAGTTTTGAGACTGGTTTTTCTCAAGTCAAAATGCATTTCTAGTACCTTTTCCCATGGCGTATTTTCAATGTGAGCTAGCGACCGTGCAAGATGCTGCACCGTTTTGCTGAAGAAATCGCTCGTCTCAATCATTTTCCATGAAAAACACTGATCAGCAATATGTCCAACCGAATTTCATATCTGTCAAAACACTTATCAGACTTCTCTTACGGCTACTGGGGGCTGGGAGCTTTCAGTCGATAGCAGACAACGTTTAGTCGGCAACGCTGCATTTGAATTATGAATTTGTTTGTAAAAattctaataaataaaataaacttgaattttgaaattattttaataacttattttatttaaaacttaATCTCGGTGCATCTTTTATCCCACCTTATTTATTGCTTTGTCAATCAACAGTACATTTGCACATTACAATGCAGAGATTTGACAGTGAATTCATGTCCGGAAATCCGGAACTCGGCGTTCTTAGAATTCTCTTTGAATCTTTGATTAATATATTATTAGTTAACATGCAATTCCTTAAATGTGCACAGCACGGCGTACTTTCTGATGCGTCGGTGATTGCTGACGTCAAGCTTtcaagataaagaaaaagtaagCTGATGGGATTGAAGTTGTCAAGGAAATTAAGGTTTCGTCGCGGTGACTTTTGGCCGATGGACTATGACTAATAAACATCAATTTTGTTCATGCTTTTATCTCATGACTATCTCGCAACTCTCGTGTGTGTGAGTCATCGCTCATCggctcattttctcttttttgataaAGGCCGTGGTGGCAGTTGCAGCTGGTTGTAGTAGGCGGTACCACTAGGCCAACTTCAACAAAATCGGCATTAGTGACTGGCGTGACAGCTCGGAGAAAACATCGACTCGGATCGGGATTGACCGCAATTGTGTCCTCACACATTCCCCTGCATATATTTATTCTAGTAGTCACGCCCGAAAAATACATTTGTACGGGATAAATCATGCTCAAC
Protein-coding regions in this window:
- the LOC124328475 gene encoding phosphatidylinositol 4-kinase alpha-like; this translates as MIETSDFFSKTVQHLARSLAHIENTPWEKVSNLFNLCPARGARGEYKLDHRGQSAVIALGIYYLESRLNFPNSPFPHKNKILPYFFDLIRNLPLARWTDSQLLFQNRCLPTSECFAFSMTTLLCDVAVLDEEARAEILDFQVTFLIEISQLILSKRQDSENPPNVVLCKRIVPLLFGHARAMGRFSAPLFLKLFPKATPPVLVRTEPSSTKNRSFSNFRSIIPQSLSTTIFANIDPFHSKANGKEEDDSSAVYFRAFGSSFEVPSHGHSIQFTVSHLEAILRVAQLSLLEKSVLKYLDGLAGETFSSQTASKYPYKSFSETLNLVLVTVLKQILSGHGQLPLSFMTDIQELVRSLFTSGQTELQSRHFDQHKHLLMESKTTSSSLTSATRYRLTVQANASCVDLLVWAAMEEVTAESVLNRLADKIHSKDNNHLIMAHLPLLLVCLKALGQLAVKFTHLASNVIACLRDFLVSPSPILLRLHHQSQNHQNPNLEDPLALSARAAFERLREASIDNLCLALKAGMQVDPNCVQAFLASVSNRLFMAENSDNESALIANNTVITLGHVAVTLKETSRTAESILQFFQVRFCHPPSPLDVLIVDQLGCMVLAKSEVHICDEIMRMFTSITVEDCSTVYSSSSSAQAQGQPQTQGGGGDMPDKTKNQYRHVSQAVLNALANVANGIQGDNETNELLVRLLELFVQLGLEGKRASERSASLMKASSSAGNLGVLIPIIAAVIRRMPTMAGAGPIKPRLHKLFRDFWLYCVVMGFTLQESGLWPAEWYRGVVEIAVKSPLLVSQTSLRSELRELQYTSALRNESISVNELTDLKTQILHLLDNPAEVVPLVKNLSFAQSCYLFSVYSLETLRVQHAADTSFDAIFEYLQDPVIQKDKSGMWQCLLSVGERVFAIFLDVLSSKPKDGRREVELERHAQYLLVLFNHVQRQIRKVADRCLSSLVDRFPHLLWNQNVLFAMLDILEVLSGSLHLDPHQGPSRLAVPNSPHSIVLMDTQEAREGIVKDFSDRCHAILAEAIKWAPESTRARLQEYSHRRQGGSSSGVPRHHAGMALLITESLHTFASLNCQCSPLAKQTLDKLPSCVKCDSPRFIAVLGKRNRYSGQVAGMFSCLQSDTAVTKDKVQEKLSAQLMEDMRQSCLDKDEKAHCRALWCIAALVIRIDGVCRNLLHSIAWSHLELFTSGAVSAAVECWQWIISARPDLEFCFLQEMSAAWQYAFEKRMGLFAVEDEDAVVNPLAVHEGAELLPAAPLVEPHDLWIRFLIERIEIAKHCSQDQVELFAQMFDVTLPFDVGSRKPRMSRHPAAAGTRYRLLQCALSLLQGDMLARSLSKNLLRERVYQTCLDYFCCRPQCPNKKRMPELREDALAMIRFWHTMHSDKKYLKQSLVGTDQNDDTMSTFSSNYQLTAGGGGGGSLAGDRAGVGGSGNSSTLQPPASSRNNYDVRSSASSTDLTRGTGSALAGAGWANTVPLNNATAMSSLSRRVNRMKRANNPDNFVKDYIKKRNLILSLLAAEVEFFSTWLNPLSLPELQLPGEDVVNSWRAQQITERVWRDNVRLAWDISPVLAVRMAARLRSAAGVEREIQRLVQLTPSCVAHIPEALDYLVTPDSIINESPELTHALYWSRVHPVKALAFFSRQYPPHPITAQLAVRCLNSYPPDAVLFYVPQLVQAVRYDNMGYVVEFIKVLAQKSQLAAHQLIWNMQTNKFTDEEGHTKDDDLYDTLESLIESIVTGLSGPAKKFYEREFDFFGKITAVSGDIRPFPKGAERKKACLEQLSKIAVQPGCYLPSNPEALVMDIDYNSGTPMQSAAKAPYLARFRVLRCGLLELEHRGLTSEGDQKSAGQQEQDNSNLVWQAAIFKVGDDVRQDMLALQVISLFKNIFQQVDLDLFLFPYRVVATSPGCGVIECVPNAKSRDQLGRQTDVNLNDYFINKYGDEMTQEFQTARRNFIRSMAAYSLVGFLLQIKDRHNGNIMIDGDGHIIHIDFGFMFESSPGGNLGFEPDIKLTEEMVMIMGGKMEAPPFRYFMELCVRAYLAVRPYREAIVSLVSLMLDTRLPCFRGQTIKLLQARFVPMASDREAANHMINIVRSSFRNIRTRTYDMIQYYQNQIPY